AATAGCTGACGAACTGTTTTTAGACGCCCGCTTGTTTTTTCTTGAAGTATCTTGGATTTATTCTGCAATGGTACTATTTGTTTCTTGGAAAAGTTGCTACTTGACTTCATTAACTTAAGCATAGCTTTGATAGCAACCTCGACACTTTTTCGAGCCAAAGGGTCTTTCACCTTATTGAACACTGCTCCTAATACTCTTGAAGCTTCAAGATAATTTAAACTTTCGTTTTCGGTGATACCTGTGGATAAAACCTTTTCAGTCGTAGCTGAAGGTTCAGATAGTTCTTTTGTTGCAGGTGAATTTACTAAATCCTCCTGACTAGACTTATTGCCCTTCAGTGTATTCTCTTTAACATCCAGGTCGTTCATTCTGTGCTCTGCAGGGATTTCTTTGTTAAGAATGGACGAAATAGTATACGTGGGAAGAGTGGATATTGTAGCCTTATCCGTGTGAACTTCAAATTTCCCAGCCGATAGGTCTGTGGACCCTCTACTGTCCGCGTACATGTCGCTGGGATGGGTGTCAGAAACGCCAGATGCAGCCGCACTTTGTCCTACATCTAATTCAGGGTGCAGTTTGACCTGGAACTCTGTTCCCGAGTCTTTGGTAAAGAGTTTCACTTCTTTGTTCGTTTTATCTGTCATCTGTTCGCTATTACCTACATAAAATTCGGGCTTGCTCTTTACCTTCAGAGTTGTGTTTGAAATTCTTTCAGCAATCTTTTCGATATTCTTTGTATCAAGACTTTTTGAAGCTTTCTGACGTTGCTTTTCTCTAGCATCCTTTCCTGTAGTTTGTTTAGGAAGGTTAAACTCTTTGCTCTGTTTGCTTTTTATATCCGAATTCACTCTTGATTTACCGACTTCATACATGTCCTTTAACTTCTCAACTAGCAACGTCAATAAAAGGCTGGACACCGCGTctgattttctcctttttttcttctcccTGGCATTTGCATTGTGTTTTGACTGAAGATTAGAAATTTCTTTTAGGATGTCCAAATCTTCGGTTGGATCGTCAGAGTCGATGTTTTCACTTGGTGTAAGAGCTAAGGCTGACTTTGCTAGCGACCCACTGAAGCCCGATATCATGTTTCCGGGCAACAGGGGGGCAATGGCTCGCTCATCCATTGAACTGTCAATATTCGCTATTCCTCCAGAGGAAACAGAATTCTTGAGATTGCCAAACATTACATCTGAAAGGACGTCTTTTGTCAATCCATTTGGTCCCGTAAATGCATTCTTTGCAGTTTTAGAAAGATATCCTTCATCAACTTCCACCGATGGCCCAAGACCATTATGAAGTGTTAGTGTGCTTTGTCCTCTCGTTTGTGGCCCCATCGAGGACTCCTGAGGAAAGGCGTTAAAGCCTTGATTGAGCTGATTCAATTGTCTTATTTGGTCCTCAATTTGTTGCGTGGTGGTGATCTCGCTTCCTGCCAAGGGTATCGGGCGGGATGGATTACCTATAGAAGCTCGACCTTGAAATGACTCTGGGATGCTTGGTCGAAAAATAATCTGCCTGACGAGCTTGTTGGTGTGATCTGCAATAACACACGCACTTAAACAGAGTCCATTATTTTCAAAGagattaaaattccaaacaacttaccggaaaaaaaataataaatttattcaTAGAAATACAAGTTGCATTTCCAAAGCCACTTCATACTTACCAGGTGCGACCCTGGATGATATCTTTGTTATCACGCACAAGAATACTATCAGGAAGCTACATCTATCGACACTCATTGTTTATAGGTTTGGTGAAATCTCCGTCAGCTGGAAGAAGACCATTGAAAGATAAGATGTCATCAATAAAGTTCTCAAGGAGGTATTGCGACATACGTCTTGGAAACTAACTGCATTATTAAGGAAGGTGCGCTCCTATTTAAGGTTTATTTTATGGTGTCTTTATTACCTTTGGACTCTTTGGAGCCTGTCAACGCTTGTAAAATGGaggaaattttaaatgaagCGAAGCCGTGATCCCATTTTCATGTCACCTGCTGTGTATTCACACGCTTATGGCCTTCTTTGGCGACATGTACCTTATATAAggtttactttctaaagaaaagAGGTGATTGCCGTGTAGGTGGGGAAGTAAAacgcgaaaatttggtatcaaacaaattACCAGCGTCAAACTTCCACCATCAAAAGGAAACGAAGCTGGTCTTTGAGCAGGGTGAATAATGAAGGACCAACGCTCGAAACAATAGCCTCGTTATCCATTTCcaatgaaaatttgatttttatcGATTTGTTTGATACTAAGTTGGTACTTTTCTATAACTCAAGGGAAGCGCTTTCTACTCAAGCGAAGCCACATCGGCAACATTTCGACGTGTTTAAGTAGTTGGATGGTGGCTCATCTATTCGATTTTCAACTCTGAATGGGACCGTATGTCGAATCGGTGGCAGGTACTGTATGAAGAACCTCTTCAATGGCCTCGTAATACCTGCCGTTTTCTCTGCAAACCGTTCAAATAGGATTTTCGTAATTTCATCCTTCTCACAACAATAACACATGAAACTGTATAGTTACtaatatgacattcctttcctCTTCAGTAACAACAATTTGCAAGACTTGCTTCTCATAAGTTGATTATCTTTCCCCTATGTATACCTTTGAATGGACAGACGGAGAAAACCGAAGAATGGTGTTCTCAAAAGCACAAAGGGCGAATAAGAATAGCTTACCTTATCTTCTTTACAAGCCTCGCCATTCCCGTATTGTGTGGTTtgacagcattttttttctttttttacctttgttttttcattaattgCAAGGAAACATAAAAAAAGAATTCTTCAGAGAATAAATCAGtctcttgtttcatttttaacATCACCAAGCAATCACGTCAAGCGTTGCTGGAACTGCTAAATAAATAATACAATAACACTAACTGACCTTACTGTTAAAACAACTGAAAACGCCGGCAACACAAAGAATAGAGAGAACCACATGCAGTATGAAAATATCACACAGCTAGTTGAACTTGTTTGGTCCTCGTATATTCATATGACAGTCTGTATTAATCTATGTAGCTTTTGTTTCTTAATCAGTCGGAGCAGAATATCGACTGCCCTGTTATGTAGGACACTATATTCACTATGCTTGATTtatgtaaaatttgaaaacgatACATATGGTACTGGCACACTTTAGTATAACGCAGTTCTTGGCCTTAGTAAATGCTAAGGATTTTGTGGTTTAGGACACTTGAGGTAAAGTTATCCATCAAATCTAAGCAACTGAATGGATTCCCCCTACCAGTTCAATGGATTTCTCAACCAAGCTAAGTTTCGActggagcctatgagtaggagcatgcaactgccATACTAGGCCTATGTCACGGCACTTTTACAGACTAATCTGTTTtaagtatatcttttcttttgtgaaagagaggcagttctggtccagtgacgcagCGATGTCAATTAATTAcgtgtgattggtcatggcactcccacggaaGTCTAATTttagggaaattcgatctaaaaataaatcggtctacgaaaacgccgtgacaggaatatagtggagttgcatgctcctagtcatTGGTTCCTGGTTTCGATTATATTGCCTCCTCTTCGAGGTTGCTTACAGGGAAAGTAGGCAAACTTTATAAATATTGAGCGAGGTCCGCTTTCATTTTGAACAATGTATTTGCGTTTTCACGTACACTTTCGCTAGATAATGAGAAGATAAACTGTATACAAATGAAATCATTCTTAGCCTGTAAGTCGTCCTTGGAGTAATGACTAATTCAAACGAAGCTCGTTCTTTGTCAGCAGGCAATGAGAACTCGCTTAGAAACCTGAATGAACGATACTAAATGAGAATTTGACTTGTCAAGAGAAATTTCTCTTGAATATCCTTCCAAAATCTATTGCGTGTCGATTACGCCGACAAAACCATAAGCAAACTTTTTAGTTTCAAATACGAATCGATAAGGTCCTGTTACAACTATTTTGCTTCCATGTCGATTCAGATTGTATCGCCCTGGAATTCCCCTCGTTCACCAGACTGACCTGTTTTCGATAGCAAGGAATGTGAAAGGCTAGTTGGTTACTTCTTTTATTCACGTGAATGATTTACAACCTTTTGGTGCAAATCCTTGCCGAGTTACTATCTTAATCTGCTTGAGTGTTCACGCTACTGTTTACAACTTTTCCTACAAATATGTTATTTCTCaaaaccccccctcccccaagcAAGCATTATCTCTTTACTAGTTTGaagtaattttcagttttgacCTCTTCTCTGCCAGTGTTAACCTTTCGCTGGGTACTAGCCGTATAACACTTGGCCTTGCATTCTGAACGTGGTGTATTTTCTTGACATGATTTACTTTGCGGCCTTTGTTTTTTCCTAAAACTGATGTTGAATACTTAGTGACGGTCTTTTCTTTAGGCGGATCATTCTTTCTCGGCGAAACGGCTCCTCTCCTTTTATTGAAATATGTGTCACCTCCCCACATCTTCCCGCCCATTCTTCCAGTTCCACCCATCATATGAATGCCCTTCATGCCATTGAACACT
The nucleotide sequence above comes from Acropora muricata isolate sample 2 chromosome 12, ASM3666990v1, whole genome shotgun sequence. Encoded proteins:
- the LOC136893203 gene encoding uncharacterized protein, whose translation is MSVDRCSFLIVFLCVITKISSRVAPDHTNKLVRQIIFRPSIPESFQGRASIGNPSRPIPLAGSEITTTQQIEDQIRQLNQLNQGFNAFPQESSMGPQTRGQSTLTLHNGLGPSVEVDEGYLSKTAKNAFTGPNGLTKDVLSDVMFGNLKNSVSSGGIANIDSSMDERAIAPLLPGNMISGFSGSLAKSALALTPSENIDSDDPTEDLDILKEISNLQSKHNANAREKKKRRKSDAVSSLLLTLLVEKLKDMYEVGKSRVNSDIKSKQSKEFNLPKQTTGKDAREKQRQKASKSLDTKNIEKIAERISNTTLKVKSKPEFYVGNSEQMTDKTNKEVKLFTKDSGTEFQVKLHPELDVGQSAAASGVSDTHPSDMYADSRGSTDLSAGKFEVHTDKATISTLPTYTISSILNKEIPAEHRMNDLDVKENTLKGNKSSQEDLVNSPATKELSEPSATTEKVLSTGITENESLNYLEASRVLGAVFNKVKDPLARKSVEVAIKAMLKLMKSSSNFSKKQIVPLQNKSKILQEKTSGRLKTVRQLLQTNSKKVKDISLKKKTDRRVKHRPSLKRTSLKRSSALSLP